One window of the Pseudarthrobacter sp. ATCC 49987 genome contains the following:
- a CDS encoding NUDIX hydrolase translates to MATPDFILKLRAKVGHETLWIPGARAVVFDDAGRVLLGQRADNGRWGLITGILEPGEEPATGLLREVLEETGVVAAAERLVSVDAVGPTTYPNGDVCHFLTLVFRCRYVSGEARVNDDESLAVGWFRPEEFPELMPGHLESIKRAGQADGAAHFRR, encoded by the coding sequence ATGGCTACCCCCGATTTCATTCTCAAGCTCCGTGCCAAGGTTGGTCACGAGACCCTCTGGATTCCCGGCGCCCGGGCCGTCGTGTTCGACGACGCCGGCCGGGTCCTGCTCGGCCAGCGGGCCGACAACGGCCGCTGGGGGCTGATCACCGGGATTCTGGAGCCCGGCGAAGAGCCGGCGACGGGCCTGCTGCGGGAGGTCCTGGAGGAGACCGGTGTCGTGGCCGCCGCCGAACGGCTCGTCTCGGTGGACGCCGTCGGGCCCACCACCTATCCGAACGGCGACGTCTGCCACTTCCTGACGCTCGTGTTCCGGTGCCGTTATGTCTCCGGGGAGGCGCGGGTCAACGACGACGAATCCCTCGCCGTGGGCTGGTTCCGGCCGGAGGAGTTCCCCGAGCTGATGCCCGGGCACCTGGAGAGCATTAAGCGTGCCGGGCAGGCCGACGGGGCTGCCCACTTCCGGCGCTAG
- a CDS encoding prepilin peptidase, with translation MIQRLGGLGEVTPLAFWLVLLACTYLAVTAVRLAVIDVRHHLLPDRIVFPAYAVAGVLLLGAVAVHAASGAPAAAAVPDGGAGLFGVPGLRVVAGGAALWLFYFLLRAAYPPGMGFGDVKLAGVLGMYLGFLGWPHVFAGTFAAFLFGGLWSLGLLVSRRGNLKSSIPFGPFMLAGAAAAMLLLPAA, from the coding sequence GTGATCCAACGACTCGGTGGACTGGGCGAAGTGACCCCGCTGGCCTTCTGGCTGGTGCTTCTGGCGTGCACCTACCTTGCGGTCACCGCCGTCCGCCTCGCGGTCATCGACGTCAGGCACCATCTGCTGCCGGACCGGATCGTCTTTCCGGCCTACGCCGTCGCCGGGGTGCTGCTGCTGGGTGCAGTGGCGGTCCACGCGGCGTCGGGAGCCCCGGCCGCGGCTGCCGTGCCCGACGGCGGGGCCGGGCTCTTCGGGGTGCCCGGACTGCGCGTGGTGGCCGGGGGAGCGGCGTTGTGGCTTTTCTACTTCCTGCTGCGGGCCGCGTACCCGCCGGGGATGGGTTTTGGCGACGTCAAGCTGGCAGGCGTGCTCGGAATGTATCTGGGCTTCCTCGGCTGGCCGCACGTGTTTGCCGGGACCTTCGCCGCGTTCCTTTTCGGCGGGCTGTGGAGCCTGGGCCTGCTGGTTTCGCGGCGCGGCAACCTGAAATCGAGCATCCCCTTCGGGCCGTTCATGCTGGCCGGCGCCGCCGCGGCCATGCTCCTTCTCCCGGCGGCCTGA